A genomic stretch from Vanrija pseudolonga chromosome 6, complete sequence includes:
- the esc1 gene encoding Protein esc1, whose amino-acid sequence MNRAPTHRYPPPPHHSASASASASSSSSEQQYHYPAHYYSSAPPPHHHHHPHPVAAHHPHQYHPYNRPRTPTQHYPQPPPHAYNPYHSPPRPRRVKEHRPPTLLPPIESICSSSKLSDAPPPLSSRHHRRPRSSGHSRNNSDTSSDLIRYSCTTPRTQSPVDHHHQRRPTSSHHYQVKQEPRDYHSPTFSHQYTRYYDEHLPLTPMSIKSMDSPNMQPTDMRRSSTSPDRPLAVPEDIQRSMSPAERRLLQTMPPMQQRPVTVFPVQHTYTWPPTAADGVSSPVPAAAAAATTPAAGTAEKDRNIAIDPALSSVRSSTDAAVAATAPATGVPEIRLPETLDSASAAAIEDESSKMQVDPPASLSASLELPKKETPFSRSPELRVSHKLAERKRRKEMRDLFDELREQLPADRGMKASKWEILSKAVDYISHLKSQAADAHRTIDMLHRDLAIARGENPNTTWTSSYHGFSSTLPQYVPHAGAAAAAAAAAAAVPAAAPAAPAAAAPAPAAAAPAPAPAAVTTPAPAAAVPAAPAAVTPQPAATTPAAQPQPAAAAPAAPVVAKTT is encoded by the exons ATGAACAgagcacccacccaccgctacccaccaccaccacaccactcggcctcggcgtcggcgtcggcgtcgtcgtcttcctcggaGCAGCAGTACCACTACCCTGCTCACTACTACTcgtcggcaccaccaccccaccaccaccaccacccacaccccgtcgccgcccaccacccccaccagtACCACCCATACAA CCGGCCAAGGACGCCCACTCAGCACTACCCTCAGCCACCTCCACACGCGTACAACCCGTACCACTCCCCACCACGCCCCCGACGCGTCAAGGAGCACCGTCCCCCCACCCTTCTACCTCCGATTGAAAGCATCTGCTCGTCTTCAAAGCTCtccgacgcgccgccacctctCTCGTCgcgtcaccaccgccgtccACGATCAAGCGGCCACTCGCGCAACAACTCGGATACATCCTCGGATCTCATCCGTTACTCGTGCACCACCCCACGCACTCAGTCACCagtcgaccaccaccaccagaggAGACCAACCTCGTCGCACCACTACCAGGTCAAGCAGGAGCCCCGCGACTACCACTCGCCGACCTTCTCTCACCAGTACACTCGCTACTACGACGAGCACCTTCCCCTGACACCCATGTCCATCAAGTCGATGGACTCTCCAAACATGCAGCCCACTGACATGCGCCGttcgtccacctcgccggaCCGACCCCTGGCCGTCCCTGAGGACATTCAGCGCTCAATGTCTCCCGCCGAGCGCCGGCTTCTCCAGACCATGCCTCCTATGCAGCAGCGCCCGGTGACCGTCTTCCCTGTCCAGCACACATACACGTGGCCcccgaccgccgccgacggcgtctcgtcgcctgtccccgctgccgctgccgccgctaCTACCCCAGCTGCTGGCACTGCCGAGAAGGACCGCAACATTGCCATCGACCCCGCACTGTCGTCGGtccgctcgtcgaccgacgccgcggtcgctgCCACTGCCCCTGCTACCGGTGTTCCCGAGATCCGTCTgcccgagacgctcgactcggctTCTGCTGCGGCGATTGAGGACGAGTCGTCCAAGATGCAGGTCGACCCCCCTGCGAGCCTTTCTGCTTCGCTCGAGCTCCCTAAGAAGGAGACTCCCTTCTCGCGTTCTCCCGAACTCCGTGTTAGCCACAAGCTCGCTGAGCGCAAGCGCCGAAAGGAGATGAGAGATCTCTTCGACGAGCTTCGCGAGCAGCTTCCGGCCGACCGCGGAATGAAGGCCAGCAAGTGGGAGATACTCAGCAAGGCTGTCGACTACATTAGCCACCTCAAGTcgcaggccgccgacgcccaccgCACCATTGACATGCTGCACCGCGACCTGGCTATCGCCCGTGGAGAGAACCCAAACACGACTTGGACGTCGTCCTACCACGGCTTTAGCAGCACACTTCCTCAGTATGTTCCgcacgctggcgctgctgcagctgctgcggctgcggctgccgctgttcctgccgccgctcctgccgctccagctgctgcggcccccgccccggctgctgctgctcccgcTCCGGCTCCTGCGGCCGTCACCACCCCTGCCCCAGCAGCTGCTGTCCCGGCCGCTCCTGCCGCCGTGACTCCCCAGCCCGCTGCTACCACCCCGGCCGCGCAGCCCCAGCCTGCagctgccgcccccgccgcccccgttGTGGCAAAGACAACCTAG